The uncultured Methanolobus sp. sequence AGGAAACTATTGAAGGATTCAGCAACGTCTCTGTCAGTCCCATTACGACGCAAGCTTAATCTTGCATCTTCTTTACCGGATTCGATTGAATCCAGAACTTCAATGATTTCTCTTTTTTGTTTGTCATACCCTAACATGTTTTCACCACATAAAAATAGACAATGATGCCTGTTTTATCTGTACATACAAGTTATAACTTACTTAATATTATAAGCCTGTACACACATTAATAATATATTAATAGTATATAAGTGTAACATTTAATCAGAATAATCTAATTATCTACGACATTACCGGATACTTTTTCATATCCGGACATACAAATATATGTATAACAGCATAGGCTAATAGATATCAAGTTTAGTCGTAAAACGCATCATAAAGAGGGAATTTGATGAAGAGAATATACAAATATTATCCGGAAGATTTTGGCGAACTGAATGTAAAAGTCATTCACATGGATCTTGTATTCGAGATTTTTGATGATCATACAAAAGTAACATCGGATCTGAAATTGCAAACCCTCGAAAAGCCCATTGATGAACTTGAATTGAACTGCAAGAAACTGGAAATATTATCAGTAAATTGCAAAGAATATGATATTGACCATGAATACAAAATAAAAGATGACATTCTTCTTATCAAATTCAAGCAAACAGTACCTGAGAATACTGAAATTGTCATCAGTACTGAAACTATTTGCAGACCCACAGACAATATACTGGAAGGTCTCTATTACGATGAAACACCTGCAGGTGCTCCACCACAGCAGATAACCCAGTGCCAGCAGTGGGGATTCCAGAGAATTGTGCCCTGTATCGATGACATGACCGCAAAGTGCACATATACTACCACCATCATCGCTGATGAGAGATACACAAATCTCATCACAAACGGAGATATTATTGAAGAAAGACACTCTGTCGGAAACGGCAGGGACAAGATTGTCTATGACAATTCTGTCACCCCGATGGCAACCTATCTTTTCTTCCTTGGCGCAGGCACATATGATGCGTTCAAAAAGGAATTTGAATATCCGGACGGCCATACATTTGATCTTGAACTGCTGGTTCCCCCAGGTTCTGACCCTGTAATTGCCGGAAAATCCCTTGATGTCCTCTATGATTCAATTATGTGGATACACCTGTTTACCGGCCCTGAACAACATAACCAGATTGAAAAGCGCAACCAGATCATGAATATGATCAAGCAAAGGGATCTTCTCAAAAGTGAAAAAGAAAATGCTGGTGAGAAACTGGAAAAGATAAGGGAAGAACTGAAAAATGCGATTGCTGCAATTAAGCCAGGATACAAGTACACCGGAACAGTCTACAGGGAGATCGGAATGCAGAATTCCAATTTCGGCGGAATGGAAAATGTTGGAAATACCACAATCAGCACCAATCGTATAATGCCATTCCCTGAGATGACAGACACTGCTTTTGAGTATCTTATGAGAGTGAAAGTGCATGAGTTCTACCACAACCTGAACGGCTCTGAGGTTACAGGATGGAGTCCTTTTGAGATCTGGCTTAACGAAGCTGTTACTGTTCATATTGAAAGGATGTATCACGCATATCACTTTGGAGAAGAATACAGCCGTCTTGGTGAAGTACTAACTCTTCTTGCACCGGGATCAGGGACTTTTGCCCTTGACAGGGGAGCAGCTTCGATGCCAATCATCCCGGACGGGTTCAATGATCCTGATGACCTCATTAGTGCAGTAACCTATGTCAAAGCTCCTGAGTTCGTGAATATGTTAGAAACAATGATGGGAAATGAGACTTTTGTAAAAGCTCTGGATGCCTATCATTCCAAATATAAGCATTCTAATGCCACAAGCTGGGAATGGATTGATGTTATGGAAGAAGCTTCAGGCCTTGAATTAAAAGACATGGCAAATATATGGCTGAAGCAAACACAGTTCCCGGTTCTTAATGTAGAATCTTCTTACAATGAAAACGAAAGAAAATGCACTCTATCTTTCAGGCAGGAAATTCCTGAAGGCAGATCCTTCTGGGAATTACCAATATGCGTAGCTCTTGTAGATGAAAACGGAAATGATCTCGCTGAAGTTATGGAACGTATGACTGACAGGGAACAGGTAATAGTAATTGATAATGTAGATAAACCTGCATTCCTTTCCCTGAACCGCAACTATTCATTCTTCGGAAAAGTTGTCCATGAAGCAACTATTGGTGAACTTATCCTGCAGGCTAAAACTGATTCAGACCTTATTAACAGGTTCCTTGCATTTTACAGGATACTGGATTCTGAGAAGATGAAACTGATCGAGGATAACGAAACAGTACCATCAGATGAATTCATTGAACTTTTCCATGAACTTATTATGGATTTAGATCTGATGGATAGGGCTGGTGCTCAGTTCCTGACTATTTTTGAGTCTGTGGAAGATGAGAAATTTGAACACAGCTATCAGTTGTTGTATGAAGTAAAACAGAGACTTCTCAAAGCAATAGCAAACAGACATGAGGACAGTCTTATATCACTGTATGAGACTTGCAATGCAAAGATTGTTGATAATTCAGATTACCTTGAATACCAGGTTCATGCAATCAAATGTCGACAGTTAAAGAACAAATGCCTATCTATTCTTTCAACCCTTGATAACCCGCTTGTCCATGGTATAATCAAAAAACAATTTGAAACTGCAGAAAATGCCACGGATAAGTTAGCAGCTTTCAGTCTTTATCTTGACAGTTCTGCATCTGATAAGATAGAGCTCATGCAGAATTACCAGAAGGAAGCGGAAAAGAATCCGGTTAGCTGGGAGGCCTTCCTGAGAGTTATTGGAAGCAGCAGCGGGGATGATGTAACCGATCTTGTAAGACAGGTTGAAAAGTCACAAGCTTTCAGGATTGAACAGGCAAATGACCAGAGAGCACTTTTGGGAAGTTTTGCATACAACAGGAAGATGTCCCTGCAAACCGAAAAGGGAAGAGAGCTTCTAAACGAAACTATTCCAAAACTGGCCACGGTGAATGAATACAATACCGTAGGCATTCTCAATGTGCTTGCCAATATTGACAGGATGGAAGAAGGATATCATGTTCCACTTGTAGAAATGATGCTCGGATTCCTGAATAAGCTTGATGCCGAGAATAATCCGAGTGTGTACAACAGAATAAGGAAAATATTGCTTAATACGCCAAGTGCGGTAAAAAAATATGAGGAGCTCAATGGGAAAGTTGACCTGAGTTGAAACCTGAAACCTGAAACCTGATTTCTTCATTATGAAACAACATCATAATGAAGAATACAGGATGCTTTTCTGAATGTGGGGATCAGGCCCATTATATACCCTTTCAGACCCCACCTTTTTTTCTCCACATCCATATAATAAAGAGTATCATGGTGTCTGATATTTTGGTCCCAGCATTCAATTTCCGAAGCATCATTCAGGCCCCATATGAAATCCGCATTCATATGCTTTATAGTATCATGCAATTTTGAATGCTTACATGTCCATTCACTTACTGCATCAAAATGAATCTCAGATCCCGGGAAATGTCTGGCAAGATTACAGATCACGGATTTTACCTGGTTTTTCCGGAAATACATCAATACTCCTTCAATCACAAAAATAAAATTACCCTGCGGATGACTGGCTGCCAGCATTTCCATCCAGTCCGTTTCAAGCATTGAAGCACTTATGTACTTCTGGTTTGACTTTGGCGGCAGAAGCGTTTGCCTGAGTTTGATCACTTCAGGTAGATCAAGTTCGTAGAATACAGCTTTTTTGCTATTGGAAAGTCGCTGGTATCGCGTATCAAGTCCGCAGCCGATCAGGACAACCACAGGTTGCCGGTGCTTTTCAATAAAGTCAGACACTTTAGTATCAAAGTGACGAACTCTTATTGAAGTCCCGATACCACTCATTTTGCCTTTACTGAACTTTGAAAAATCATAATCGATTTTACTGACAAGTTTTTCTGCGGTTGTATCCCTGATAATTCCGTCAGGATTTTTTGTCTCCTGACTTCGCATGTATAAAGTGATAAACAAAGTCTCAGCTATTTCATTTGATATCTGAGGCCGGATCTTTGGAATTAAAGATTCTTGCATAATGTCACTCCCTGAAATAGTTTAATTGAACTTCATCATTTACGTCCCTTTATTTTCATAACCCCCAGCAGGACTGCAAGAGTTACCAGAAATGCAACTGTCATTCCTGATATCGAAAACAGAGCAGAAGTATCTTTCAAAGCTGCAGGTGTTTCCCCTTCGGAAGAAACAGGGACATCATCTACAGTGCTTTCAAGCTCTCCGTTTTCATCCTCATTAACAATATTGACATCTTCATCTTCTGCAGAAGAAGTTGATGAGGAAGAAGTTAAGGTTCCACTGCCACCTGAACTGCCGGAAGATGAACTGCTTTTAGAACTATCATCTGTACCTGAATCTGAAGAGGCAGGCACTGACAGGTCAAGACTTACAGTATCACCGGGATTTGAGCTGCTAAAATCTGCCCCGGAAATTTCAGATTCAACACCATTAACGTAGAACTTTATATGTTCATAATCCTCAGATTCACATGTTACAACCAGTTTTGTACTCGGCTGATCCCCATATACTCCTTCCGAACCAACAGTAGTGCTTCCTATAACTTCCCCGTCAAGTTCTGCTGTAATCTCTGTCCCTGCCGTTACTGCTTCATCTCCCATGCTGACACTGCCTTCCAGTATCAACGGAAGAGAAGGAACCGCACCGGTATCTGCAGATGCAGGCATGGCGGAGACCCCTGCAACCAGCACAACAAGCAGAACCAGAAATCTTGACTTATAAAAACTATGTATTCCAAATTCAAAAAACATTTTTACACCTCAAACTGAAATAATGAAAAGAAGATGGGATATCCCATCTTCAAGTCTTTCCAGTCCAAATCTCTGTCATCCGTCCCTCAGAATCCGTACAGTGTGGTCTCCTGTGTCACAAGAACCCAGTACCCGTTGTAGGGATCCATCTCGAAAAAGTCCGTACCTACATGACTACCTGAAACGACGCCTGTTTCGCCATTATGGCCCACAAATCCGTAAGTCATATCTTCCGGATCATAAGGTCCTTTGATCAGTGAATATGAATCATCCATTGACTGGAGAGTCATTTCCGCAGACAGGGAATCATCCGCATCACTGTACCCTATGGCATTCCAGCCTTCCTGCAAGGTTATAGTTGCAGGAACAGCAGGTACTTCAGGTTCGAGCATGTCTTCTGTGATGTACTGGACAGATTCTTCAGAATTCTTAATCCAGTATGCTTTGAGAGGTTCAAGGTCTGTGAAATCCACACCGCCCTGTTCCCACATGCCTGATGATGTGTTGTAATACACTATCGCATCGTAGTTTACCCCGGAAAGGACAGCATCAACGTTACTATTGCTCAGTGCAGCAGGCACTGAAATGAAGTTCCAGCCCGCATCAATGGCAAGACCACCCGGAAGCACAACATCCGCTTCAAATAACTCATCTGAAGGGCTGTATGTCATACGTTCCTGCATGATGGATTTAAGCAACCTGAACGCCTGTTTTTCCTCTGGACTGGCAGTGCCAAGTTTGGATTTTGTCCTGAGTTCGTACATATTCTCCGGGAACACATCATCCTGTACTGTCACAGTAACTGTGTTTTCCGTAGATTTCTGCTCAAAGATGTAAAAGTAGTTCTCCGGCTTGATGTAGGTTGTATTTGTACCGTCCGGTGCATCTATTGTGTAATCCTCAGAGAGACCACCAAGAATGTACAGGAACACTTCCTCGTGACCGTCTGAAGGATGTCCGCTTGTTATGCTGATGTCCCCTCTTACAGGAAGGTCATTCCAGACTTGCCCGTATGAGAAAGCCACAAAGGAAGACCTGTATGCAGTTACTCCGCAGAGACAGGCTTCAATGTCTTCAAGGGACAATGAAAGCAGCTCATCGTCATCGTAGATTGAGAGTTCAGGATACGGAAGCTCCTGTGCAACCATGACTTCTATCCAGTCTCCTACGCTTGTGTGCGGTGTCAGTGCCCTGTCACCAGCTTCAGGATACTCATAATCCAGACCATCCAGCAATGAAGGAATCTTTGTGTTTGTGTAATATCCCTCGCAGATGAACAACGGGATCACAATCGCATGCGATGTTTCAGCAACCTCACTTACGACATTGCTTAGTTCATATTCTTCGGAAGACTCATCAACATTCATGAATCCATATTTCACATCTTCAATATCAATACCCATGCTATGTCTCAGGATGAGTTTTGTCTTGCTGGCAAGTGAACTGGCACTCTCGTTCCAGCCTTCGATATCTTCACCGGTAGTACCGTGCAGAGCAAGGACAACTGTCCCGCCTTCTGCGTTATCAGTCAGTTTGGCTGCTCTATCTGCGATAATTTCCGCAATAAAGGAGTGGTCGTCCATTGCATCACAAAGAACTATTATCGCATTCGTGTCCACCTGCGTAAGGTCTTCCTCCGGCTCGTCATCACTGAGTCCGAGAATATATTTTATCTCGTCAATGTGACCGCTGTTGGATGATACGAAGAGAGGGACTGCTACGATATCCGTAACTCCCTGTTCCTCAAGTTTTTCAACTGCATCAGGGATAGTTTCGTTGTCAACCATTTCAAGGAATCCTATTTCAACAGGATAATCCAGGTTTGCATCGGCAACGGCATCCCTGACCGAATCACACCAGCTTTCGCTTGTACTGCCGTGGGCTACCACCAGAATTCCCACGGTTCCACTGCCTGATTCTTCAGAAGAGGCACTGGCACCTGCAGGTAAACTAATAATCAATACCACCATAAAGACCAACAGAATAGTTGTAATGGCCTTTGAGATTACTTTTTGCTTTTTTCTCATAATCGTCACATCCTCTTAGGACGTCTCATAATAAGCCATTAGGAACATGTATAGGAAACCCTAAGAAAGTTAGAAAAAATACTACAACCTAACATGTGGCCCAAAAACAGCTGCGTTGAATGTAAGATGTACTTGGTGGCAGTTCAGAAATCAAATGACAGTCTCTAAAGTAAACTAAATAATATAGTATATACGAAAAATGTAAATACTACAGAAACATTATAGAATTTGCTACCGTACAGCAATATACCTTACAGCACATTCAGCTTCCTAGCGTAGTACATAGGTCACTCTTAAAGGTGCAATATCATTTTCCAGAACGCTGTATGGTAGCATCCGCACAACTTTATTTTAGCAAAGGTGTAGCTGTACAGGGAAAATTCTTTTTTGGATCATGTTTTGTTCAGACGTTTATAAGTTGTTACTATGAGGAAGATGAGTATTCCTGTGAAAACAATGACACCTGCCGCTGCTACATCCATTACACCGGAAATTACTATTCCTGTTATCATGCTAAGAAGACCGAAGGCCATGCTGTAGATTGCGGTATTGCGGAATGATTGCTCCAGTTGCAGTGCTGTGAGGGCAGGAATGACAATAAGTGCAACTACAAGGATAATTCCCACCACTTTTATTGAGAGCACTATTGTTATGCCCATGAGAATATTGAAAACAACAGATATCTTTGAAACCGGGATACCATTCATCCGGGAAGCCCGCTCATCGAATGTGATTGCCATAAGTTCCTTGTACAGTAACATCGTAACCGCAAAAACTGCAAGTCCCAATACGCATATAAGCATCATGTCATCCATTGTGATGGTCAGTATGGAACCGAAAAGATAGTCCATAAGAGCAACATTAAACCCACCCGCAATGCTGATAACTATGAGTCCGAGAGAGAATCCTCCTGCAAGCATGACAGCCATAGCTGAATCTGATTCTGCAATACCTCTGCTTCTCATGTAAGATATCCCGAGAAGTGAAAGAATCGAGATTATCATCGCAGTGAATATGGGGTCTGTCCCAAGCAGAAGTCCAAGAGCGATCCCTCCAAAAGCAGTGTGGGCTACGCTGTCACCTATCATTGATTCTTTCCTCAGGACAATGAAAAGGCCCATTGTAGAACATATAAGGGATATCAGGCATCCGCCTACCAGTGCCATCTGGAAAAAAGGCATTCTCAGCAATTGGGGAAGGTCACCAAGAAGAAGATCAAGCACCATTGAAATCACCCTGGCATTTATGATCGTGGAATACAAAGTGGAAATGCTCCCCATAAGCCTGTTGCAGGAAATCGTTCGGATCAAGGTCAGGTCTTATCTCAGAATCGTGAACCTTATTATTTACACAGATCACCCTTGACATACGACAGAATACAGCTGTCAGGTCATGGGACACAACCAGAATAGTTAATTTCCTGTGAAGATTCAGATTGCTCAGGGTCTTATAGAACCTCTCCTGTGTCTCAAAATCCATACCGGTAATTGGCTCGTCCAGGAAAAGGACTTCAGGGTCCCTTACAAGAGCCTTTGCAACAAATGCCCTTTGTTTCTGTCCTCCTGAAAGCTGTCCTATTCTTCGGTTTGCAAGATCGGATATACCCATAAGGTCCATTGCTTCATTGACTTTGTCCCAGTCCTGTGAATTAAGCCTCCTGAACAGGTTCGATTTTCTGACCCGTCCTAAAGAGACAAGTTCTTTGACACTCAAAGGAAAATGATAATCAAATTCGATGGCATTCTGCGGGATGTAAGCCACTTTATCCCACTGGGTGAAACTGGCAGTATCCTGGCCGAACAGTTCAATACTCCCTTTTTCATGTTCGATCTCACCAAGTATGCTTAAGATCAGGGTGGTTTTTCCCCCGCCGTTGGGACCGATAATTCCAACATAGTCCCCTTTATGGATAGAAAAGCCTGCCTCCCGGATAATGTTACTGTTGCCCCTGTAAACATCCAGGTTGCTGACCTTGAGTACGATATCCTCCTTCTGTTTATCAATGATCATATGCTGAAGTCCTCGCAAAGTTATTAGAATTATATGAAAATCACTATCATAAGCTGCAACCACAAAGGACACGGAGAATGAGAACTATTTCATTCTCTGTGTTCTTCATGAACTCTCTGGTGAAAAGCCTAAAGAGCGTGTTTTTGGCTGGTCCTTAATTATACCATATGCAGATCATGTGGCTCCAAGCCCTTTCTTGAGGGATTCGAGGTTTGCCTCCATCTGCTCAAGATAGTCCTTATTGTCAACAGTTCCTGTCATGATATACAGGGTTTCAACCTGCACTTCCTTCCCGCTCAGGCTTTCAGTGTTGCTTTTTAATGTCTTTACATATGCATCTGAATAAACCGGGTCGACATACAGGAAATAAGTATCAGTTTCTATCATCTTATTAACAAGAGCCGCCATGGCCGAGGAGCTTGGCTGTTCATCTGCCGATATACCGATAACTCCTTCCTGCTCAAAACCATACCTGTTGGCAAGATATCCATATGCGGAATGTGTCACGAAAATATACTCATTTTCGGTGTTGGCAAGTTCACTCATGTATCTTTCATCCAGGTCTGTCAGTTTGTCCTTCAAATTGTTCCACCTTTTAGTGTAGTAAGCTTCATTTTCAGGATCTGCCTGAACGATGGTCTCATATATTTGTTCTCCCTGCTGCATTGCAATATACGGACTTATCCATGTATGGGGGTCATAAACCTGGGCTGACATGGATTCCACAGCCACCAGTGCAAGCACATTGTTGGAACCGGGTTTTTCCTCAAGTTGCCATGTTTTAATAGCAGACATCTCTTCCAGGTCTATCAGATGAACATTGCCATCAGATGTCACTGCCCACAATGTATTTTTTTCCTGGTTTTCTATTATCCTTATAGCCTGTGGGAAGGAACCCTCAAGCTGGACATTGTGAGTGCCTCCTGTTGCCAGGTTTACCAGTACTACCTGACCATCACTGGGATCTGAAATGGCCACCAGGTTGCTGCCACTGATGAAAACAGAATTTGGCCAGCCATATTCTTCTGATACTTCCCGGACATGGACTTCTATCTCTTTCTCAAGAACCTCATTGACAAGATCGTAAACAACAATACTTGAATATTCCAGATCCAGAGACTCGTTACCTGTATATGAGATCAGACTTCTTCCATCATCACTGATCCATGAGCGGGTCAGGTATGTGCCATTGTGAGTATATGGGATCAAACCTTCATATCCTGAACCTGATACCTTGACAAGGCCAAAGCTATCCCCTCTGCCATTGAAGTACACATTGCCTGTAAACGGAGAATAGACTCCCCCATGCGGAGAGTCACCTGCATTGCCTTCGACCACTACATCACCACTAGAAGACTGGAGTATACGCAGGTTCTCTTCTGCCGGTGTATTCATTTCCCCGATGTATAGCAATCCATCCTCGTCATAAACAACAGTTGCATGACTTGTGGATGAAGTTCCCGGGTCTTCATATTTGCTATATGATCCCGGATTTTCGGTATCCACTACCAGAACCGCCTGTTCATTATCAAGGGCAAATGCTATCTGTTTACCATCGGTGGATATTGCATAATGCCGTGGATTTTCCGCATCAATGGTGCTTAGAACTTCAGGATCGTGGAAGTGGTCCCCATGTAATCCTGTGTTAAGCACTTTCAGGCTTTCAGGGTTGGGTACGAACAGATAACAAGTACCTAAGGAACTTCTGATAAATGGTGTATTATCAAAAAAGCCACTGTGTTTGGTGGCGTTCATAGCAAATGGCAGGGTGCTGACAAGAACTGCATCATCTTCACTTATATCATAGACAAGTGTTCTGGAGTTATCATTATCGAATATGAATAAGCGTGTAAGATCGTACTCATAGGATGTTGACAGGTCCAGCCCTTTTGTTGTTTCCACAACTGACATGTTGCTGCCCTCTAAAGCAGGCAGCAGACTGTACTCAACCCACTGCTCAAGACCTGCTCCGTTATATACAAATATGTCAGCTTTGCTGGCTTTGAGTACATCCGATGCAGACGGGTACCAGGAATGGACCTCTGTGTTCTCGGGAACAAGAAGATCGACTTGGACCTTATCCCCTCCTATTTCCCGGGCCATATATCCCAGAGGATATACACTTGTTACTATTTTCAGGTCTTCACTATCATCATCCACCTGTATCGAAAGAACAAGAGCAAGGAGGACAACTGCAACTAATACTCCAATTAATAGGAGTGAATTTTTCTTATCCATTATCAACAAATCCACCATTTTTTGGTTAGATACCAAATATACCATATGTTGTGACTATTGTTGATTTATCAATGAATATATAGTTTTCCTATTAGTCCTTTCAGAAATAATATATAATACATATATTAAAATCAGATGCATAAGAGCCCTAAAATATGAAAGCACATTATAAAAATCAAAACCGTTTTTGCATGCATACCAAACTTTAAATCATCACTATCCTCACTAATATATAGGCAGGTAATGGCCCGGAAAGGCTAAAGGAGTCCCAGGATCAGTTATTTTTTCCTTCACGAACCACTTCAGGCATAAAGTCCTGAATTTCTGATTCTATTTTCACGGCCAAAAAAATAAGTAGTTATTACAAATAAATATATAGTAACAAAATAATATTAGGAATACTAAATAATGCCCATGTGCAAAAGCAATCAGAATATTTGAGGCAAAGAACAATTATCTGATGGCTTTTCCGGGATGGTGAACTAATTGGTCAGTCATAATTTGAAAGATGTTTCTGAGACCCTTTTGATCCCTTTGTGGGCAAGGGCAGAAGAATGGGACAAAGCAGACCCTGTTATCATGGACGAACATGCACTTGACCTTGTCCGGGATATAGATTATGATTTTTCGAAGTTTAAAGGATCATGGATGTCCCAACTTGGCTGTGCGATCAGGGCGAACATACTTGACAGGGAAACAAAACGTTTCGTAAGAGAGTACCCGGATGCAGTTATCATCAATCTGGGTTGCGGGCTCGATACCAGATTTTTCAGAGTGGACAACGGGACTATAAACTGGTATGACCTGGACCTGCCTCCGGTAATCGAGGTGAGAAAACAATTCTTCCGGGAAAATGACCGGTACAGGATGCTTGGTACTTCTATCTTCGATCATAACTGGATTGACGACATCGTGCATGATAACAGACCTGTGCTTTTTATTGCAGAAGGGGTTTTCATGTACTTTGATCCGGAACAGGTGCAGAATATATTAAACCGGCTTATCGGGAGTTTTCCTAATGCATGGATGCTTCTGGAAGTTTTTCCAAAGTTCTTCTTACGATTCAGCAGGAAACATGAGACCCTGAAGATGATGGACAAGCCCCTTGTTTTCAAATGGGGAATAAATAAACCGGATGACCTTAAAGCTATTGACAAACGACTCAGGGTCAAAGCTTCATTCAATTATTTTGATATAAGAAAAGACAGGTGGAGATGGCTGGGCAAACTGGCTTACATCCCCTGGGTCAGGAATAATATGAATAACAGAATACTGAAGCTTGAGTTCGCATGAATGCCGGGAAAATGACATGATTCGGATGTGGTCCCTGGCTCACAAGGGACGCAGTACTGGCTGCCATTATTCTATATGGACTCCAGTATTTGCCTTTTCCGGATTACAGGATTCCTGTCTCACAGGAGAATGCCTTCCGCATAGGAGCATTCTGGTTTTTCCCGGGTATTCCTGTCTGGTCCTCAGGGGCAAAGGAGATCAGGAAAATTTTTCCAAAAGGTAAACTGGTCACCTCCGGCATTTTCAGGTACCTACAGCATCCAATCTATACTGCATTCTGTTTGTTTTGCATACCGGGAGTAGCCATTATGACCAGATCCGTGTCCGGCCTTCTTTTGCCCTCTGCCTTCTACGTTCTGAACAAGAGAATTCCTTATGAAGAACGATAGCTGGAAGACAGGTCCGGAAAAGAGTACACAGATTACAGGAAAAGTACCTGGAGGATTTTCCCGGATTCGGGTAACTGGCACCGATACCACATTTAAAATAGGTATATCTACTATTAATAGTTAAAACAATAATAATATATACTTCAAAAACATTATAGTCTTTGCTACATGCAATACAGAGCGTGCAAATGCCTATAAACCCAGTGTTTTTCAAGGGAAGCTATAATATGGTCACTTCCTTGGTACAACAAAAAGCCTTCTTTGCTGTATTGCATGCTGGCATTCTTTTTTCGCTGTAACTGATTAAAAAAGAAAAGTTGGTCCGGCTCTATAGAAATCCTGGCATTAAAACTTTGAGGGAAGCAGGCCGTTTTGTCAGTTCAAGGCTCTAATCCGAAGACTGAGATGAATGAAACAATCTTCTTATGCAACAGCGGATAATTGAGTTGTTATCAATTTGAAAACTGATTTATCGTAAGTCATGAATAACTCGAGCGAACCCGAAGGGTCCGGCGGAGCCGGCGTTTTACCACAATAAGAAACAAAATAATCTGCATAATACTCTGGAATACTTTCTTCGCAGGACTTCCGTAGAATTCTAATACAATCGTATTTATAAGTATCTTCTGTGCAGCAACATGGTAATGTGCCGCCTTCGGCGGATGGCTACTTTGTTTTTAGATTGCAGGTTGTTTTTGTGGGCATGAAAAAGAGCAATGTTTGTGTCACTC is a genomic window containing:
- a CDS encoding M1 family metallopeptidase, which codes for MKRIYKYYPEDFGELNVKVIHMDLVFEIFDDHTKVTSDLKLQTLEKPIDELELNCKKLEILSVNCKEYDIDHEYKIKDDILLIKFKQTVPENTEIVISTETICRPTDNILEGLYYDETPAGAPPQQITQCQQWGFQRIVPCIDDMTAKCTYTTTIIADERYTNLITNGDIIEERHSVGNGRDKIVYDNSVTPMATYLFFLGAGTYDAFKKEFEYPDGHTFDLELLVPPGSDPVIAGKSLDVLYDSIMWIHLFTGPEQHNQIEKRNQIMNMIKQRDLLKSEKENAGEKLEKIREELKNAIAAIKPGYKYTGTVYREIGMQNSNFGGMENVGNTTISTNRIMPFPEMTDTAFEYLMRVKVHEFYHNLNGSEVTGWSPFEIWLNEAVTVHIERMYHAYHFGEEYSRLGEVLTLLAPGSGTFALDRGAASMPIIPDGFNDPDDLISAVTYVKAPEFVNMLETMMGNETFVKALDAYHSKYKHSNATSWEWIDVMEEASGLELKDMANIWLKQTQFPVLNVESSYNENERKCTLSFRQEIPEGRSFWELPICVALVDENGNDLAEVMERMTDREQVIVIDNVDKPAFLSLNRNYSFFGKVVHEATIGELILQAKTDSDLINRFLAFYRILDSEKMKLIEDNETVPSDEFIELFHELIMDLDLMDRAGAQFLTIFESVEDEKFEHSYQLLYEVKQRLLKAIANRHEDSLISLYETCNAKIVDNSDYLEYQVHAIKCRQLKNKCLSILSTLDNPLVHGIIKKQFETAENATDKLAAFSLYLDSSASDKIELMQNYQKEAEKNPVSWEAFLRVIGSSSGDDVTDLVRQVEKSQAFRIEQANDQRALLGSFAYNRKMSLQTEKGRELLNETIPKLATVNEYNTVGILNVLANIDRMEEGYHVPLVEMMLGFLNKLDAENNPSVYNRIRKILLNTPSAVKKYEELNGKVDLS
- a CDS encoding class I SAM-dependent methyltransferase, encoding MQESLIPKIRPQISNEIAETLFITLYMRSQETKNPDGIIRDTTAEKLVSKIDYDFSKFSKGKMSGIGTSIRVRHFDTKVSDFIEKHRQPVVVLIGCGLDTRYQRLSNSKKAVFYELDLPEVIKLRQTLLPPKSNQKYISASMLETDWMEMLAASHPQGNFIFVIEGVLMYFRKNQVKSVICNLARHFPGSEIHFDAVSEWTCKHSKLHDTIKHMNADFIWGLNDASEIECWDQNIRHHDTLYYMDVEKKRWGLKGYIMGLIPTFRKASCILHYDVVS
- a CDS encoding CbiX/SirB N-terminal domain-containing protein; the protein is MRKKQKVISKAITTILLVFMVVLIISLPAGASASSEESGSGTVGILVVAHGSTSESWCDSVRDAVADANLDYPVEIGFLEMVDNETIPDAVEKLEEQGVTDIVAVPLFVSSNSGHIDEIKYILGLSDDEPEEDLTQVDTNAIIVLCDAMDDHSFIAEIIADRAAKLTDNAEGGTVVLALHGTTGEDIEGWNESASSLASKTKLILRHSMGIDIEDVKYGFMNVDESSEEYELSNVVSEVAETSHAIVIPLFICEGYYTNTKIPSLLDGLDYEYPEAGDRALTPHTSVGDWIEVMVAQELPYPELSIYDDDELLSLSLEDIEACLCGVTAYRSSFVAFSYGQVWNDLPVRGDISITSGHPSDGHEEVFLYILGGLSEDYTIDAPDGTNTTYIKPENYFYIFEQKSTENTVTVTVQDDVFPENMYELRTKSKLGTASPEEKQAFRLLKSIMQERMTYSPSDELFEADVVLPGGLAIDAGWNFISVPAALSNSNVDAVLSGVNYDAIVYYNTSSGMWEQGGVDFTDLEPLKAYWIKNSEESVQYITEDMLEPEVPAVPATITLQEGWNAIGYSDADDSLSAEMTLQSMDDSYSLIKGPYDPEDMTYGFVGHNGETGVVSGSHVGTDFFEMDPYNGYWVLVTQETTLYGF
- a CDS encoding metal ABC transporter permease, which encodes MVLDLLLGDLPQLLRMPFFQMALVGGCLISLICSTMGLFIVLRKESMIGDSVAHTAFGGIALGLLLGTDPIFTAMIISILSLLGISYMRSRGIAESDSAMAVMLAGGFSLGLIVISIAGGFNVALMDYLFGSILTITMDDMMLICVLGLAVFAVTMLLYKELMAITFDERASRMNGIPVSKISVVFNILMGITIVLSIKVVGIILVVALIVIPALTALQLEQSFRNTAIYSMAFGLLSMITGIVISGVMDVAAAGVIVFTGILIFLIVTTYKRLNKT